The following are encoded in a window of Halosimplex halophilum genomic DNA:
- a CDS encoding MFS transporter, with translation MNLRLPGTNSEGRLVLGSVIVSTFFIGFGGGVIFPILPNLGTILGISPFLVGIILSANRFSRLFANAPAGSLVDRFGTRKPFVVGMVIQGISTFGYVIALLAPFPAAWFMAARVLWGVGSALVFATAYTIADDISDGGSRGSNMGLIRGGVLFGFPTGVVLGGLVSELFGNVVAFAVATAFAFLASVIAYQTVPETHVDGEVNQSVKPWDINTSLPAVTVGLVNFAVLFVYIGALFATLVLFLDPNQLSVFGFDAQGSSGLFMGVTVVAAGLSMYLGGYVSDRNQSRVPILLLFLGVTSIGFLLLALADSAPTLAIACVCIGLGQGGTSGPLMALLGDLVADGEMGRAVGTNNVFGDIGGGFGPIVTLPIVEIVGFWPVYFCCAAMPLVAAVVLLGGVRRETGYFLPSVGS, from the coding sequence GTGAATCTTCGGCTCCCGGGGACGAACAGCGAGGGACGACTCGTCCTTGGGTCCGTCATCGTCAGCACGTTTTTCATCGGGTTCGGCGGCGGTGTGATCTTCCCGATCCTGCCGAATCTCGGGACGATTCTCGGGATTTCACCGTTTCTCGTCGGCATCATCCTGAGCGCGAACCGATTTTCGCGTCTGTTCGCGAACGCGCCGGCCGGGAGTCTCGTGGACCGATTCGGGACGAGAAAACCGTTCGTCGTCGGGATGGTCATCCAGGGAATCTCCACGTTCGGCTACGTCATCGCACTGCTCGCTCCGTTTCCCGCAGCGTGGTTCATGGCTGCCCGCGTCCTCTGGGGCGTCGGAAGCGCGCTCGTCTTCGCGACCGCGTACACGATCGCCGACGACATCAGCGACGGTGGCTCGCGGGGCTCGAACATGGGGCTCATCAGGGGCGGGGTGCTTTTCGGATTCCCGACTGGAGTGGTGCTGGGCGGCCTCGTCAGCGAACTCTTCGGGAACGTCGTCGCGTTCGCGGTCGCTACCGCCTTCGCGTTCCTCGCCAGCGTCATCGCATATCAGACGGTGCCCGAAACACACGTCGACGGAGAGGTGAACCAGTCGGTCAAACCGTGGGATATCAATACGAGTCTCCCCGCGGTCACGGTCGGCCTGGTCAACTTCGCCGTGCTGTTCGTCTACATCGGTGCGCTGTTCGCGACGCTCGTCCTGTTTCTCGACCCGAATCAGCTCAGCGTCTTTGGATTTGACGCCCAGGGCTCCTCGGGCCTGTTCATGGGGGTCACCGTCGTCGCCGCGGGGCTGTCGATGTATCTCGGGGGATACGTCAGCGACCGGAACCAGTCACGAGTCCCGATTCTGCTCCTGTTTCTGGGCGTCACGTCGATCGGATTCCTGCTGCTCGCACTCGCGGACTCGGCGCCGACCCTGGCTATCGCCTGCGTGTGTATCGGACTCGGACAGGGCGGCACGAGCGGGCCACTGATGGCGCTGTTAGGCGATCTCGTCGCCGACGGCGAGATGGGACGCGCCGTGGGGACGAACAACGTCTTCGGTGACATCGGCGGGGGGTTTGGTCCTATTGTTACCCTCCCAATCGTCGAAATCGTCGGCTTCTGGCCCGTGTATTTCTGCTGTGCGGCCATGCCGCTCGTCGCGGCCGTGGTCCTCCTGGGTGGTGTCCGACGAGAGACCGGGTACTTTCTCCCGAGTGTCGGTTCCTGA
- a CDS encoding PAS domain S-box protein, giving the protein MTGKPDPFRVLLVADDPELVAAVEDRRCTNGTVLTAATGETGLATVEDRAVDCVVAGHELPDWDGIELCRRLRGTGVNPPVILCPGDGSEALASDAISAGVSEYVPRPDGADPSELADRVGEAVDRVRSNRSADAAQVEGAIDDASDETEHEHDRNRDRELERQRDRYRAVFDEAFDAMVIADDEGRYVEVNDSATELFGLPEAELLGRSIGEFAPAEFDFEAAWRAFRESEADRGTFPLVDADGEEHVVEYAATTDIVPGQHLSVIRDVTDREERKRELEQREQRYANLVEESPAPINLFDSDGETVWGNDALVDLLGVDSRADLVGRSVFDFIHPDDHGAATEELERVFEKGDAVGPTDIRLTCADGETRHVRVKTTLGWYEGERVGQAVVVDITELRELESKLRRNERRYRTLVEMSPEPILVHSGGTVVFANDAAASLAGVESVDRLVGTSIVEYVAPDERHEVARTARRAERGESAPTDHEWTIRTREGEQRHIETTAHPITYEGEQAVLTAVKDVTDRFRHEAMLTALNERVRAMTCAEGREAIATVAAETLAELLDLDGAVVFEFDGQDDLVPLAPAEGDDGSDDRPRRITDGPVWDAFASGEVRTCGMAGATEPEAEFPFVSVLVVPVGNHGVLVGGATSERSLTTAQREVAELVAENLEAALDRAENESAIRERDSQLRRQNQQLEQLNRLNRIIREINQALVRSTSEAEIRESVCDRLSAANQYAFTWVGERDPSEERTRPLEWAGVDSEYVDTLRADGSRQPLQRMVDAAYREGSIQVVDDVLEDDDWERYRKDALTYGFRSIAVVPVCRGDAVDCVLVVYAEAADTFDGEERRVLEELGDTVGYALRNVRRTDAVHPEANTEVELTVGTERLFANRLSAELGATVEFVGAIDGEDGAIRAFFRLDGESVEPDRLTDFEFVRSVQPLSVDDAPGLYQLTLSTPPLFATLRADDAQLRALTAENGTTTLTVVLTGDVGVRPFVDDVQSMYPETELRARREDPEPVETRQLFRENIVERLTERQFDALRAAHYGGFFEWPRVSSSSELAETRDIAASTFQYHLRAAERKVIDAVLGST; this is encoded by the coding sequence ATGACCGGTAAGCCGGATCCGTTCCGCGTCCTTCTGGTCGCCGACGACCCGGAACTCGTGGCGGCAGTCGAAGACCGCCGCTGTACGAACGGAACAGTTCTAACGGCGGCGACGGGGGAAACCGGACTGGCAACCGTCGAGGACCGGGCCGTCGACTGCGTCGTCGCCGGACACGAACTCCCCGATTGGGACGGTATCGAGCTCTGTCGGCGGCTCCGCGGCACCGGCGTCAATCCGCCGGTGATCCTCTGTCCCGGAGACGGGAGCGAAGCGCTCGCCAGCGACGCCATCTCGGCAGGAGTCTCGGAGTACGTGCCGCGCCCGGACGGGGCCGACCCGTCCGAACTCGCCGACCGGGTCGGCGAGGCCGTCGACCGGGTACGGTCGAACCGGTCGGCCGACGCGGCCCAAGTTGAAGGCGCGATCGACGACGCGTCCGACGAGACCGAGCACGAGCACGACCGCAACCGCGACCGAGAACTCGAACGACAGCGGGACCGCTACCGCGCGGTCTTCGACGAGGCCTTCGACGCGATGGTGATCGCCGACGACGAGGGTCGATACGTCGAAGTCAACGACAGCGCGACCGAGCTGTTCGGGCTTCCCGAGGCGGAGCTACTGGGGCGCTCGATCGGGGAGTTCGCGCCCGCGGAGTTCGACTTCGAGGCGGCGTGGCGAGCGTTCCGCGAGTCCGAGGCCGACCGGGGGACGTTCCCGCTCGTCGACGCGGACGGCGAGGAACACGTCGTCGAGTACGCCGCGACCACGGACATCGTCCCAGGGCAGCACCTCTCGGTGATACGGGACGTGACCGACCGCGAGGAGCGCAAGCGCGAACTCGAACAGCGCGAGCAGCGCTACGCGAACCTCGTCGAGGAGTCGCCGGCGCCGATAAACCTGTTCGACAGCGACGGCGAGACGGTCTGGGGGAACGACGCGCTCGTGGACCTGCTCGGCGTCGACAGTCGGGCGGACCTCGTCGGCCGGTCCGTCTTCGATTTCATCCACCCGGACGACCACGGCGCGGCGACGGAGGAACTGGAGCGCGTGTTCGAGAAGGGGGACGCCGTCGGACCGACGGACATCCGGCTCACGTGTGCGGACGGCGAGACGCGCCACGTCCGCGTGAAGACGACGCTGGGCTGGTACGAGGGCGAGCGCGTCGGCCAGGCGGTCGTCGTCGACATCACCGAGCTCCGCGAGCTGGAGTCGAAGCTCCGGCGAAACGAGCGGCGTTACCGGACGCTGGTCGAGATGTCGCCCGAACCGATACTCGTCCACAGCGGCGGGACCGTCGTCTTCGCGAACGACGCGGCCGCCTCCCTCGCCGGCGTCGAGAGCGTCGACCGGCTCGTCGGGACCTCGATCGTCGAGTACGTGGCGCCCGACGAGCGCCACGAGGTGGCTCGCACCGCCCGCCGCGCGGAGCGAGGGGAGTCCGCGCCGACGGACCACGAGTGGACGATACGGACGCGCGAGGGGGAGCAGCGCCACATCGAGACGACGGCCCATCCGATCACCTACGAGGGCGAGCAGGCCGTGCTCACGGCCGTCAAGGACGTCACGGACCGGTTCAGACACGAGGCGATGCTGACGGCGCTCAACGAGCGAGTGCGGGCGATGACCTGCGCCGAGGGACGGGAGGCCATCGCGACCGTGGCCGCGGAGACGCTGGCCGAACTGCTCGACCTCGACGGGGCGGTCGTCTTCGAGTTCGACGGCCAGGACGACCTCGTCCCGCTGGCGCCCGCGGAGGGAGACGACGGGTCCGACGACCGGCCACGGCGGATCACCGACGGTCCGGTCTGGGACGCCTTCGCCAGCGGCGAGGTCCGCACCTGTGGCATGGCCGGTGCGACCGAACCCGAGGCGGAGTTCCCGTTCGTGTCCGTCCTCGTCGTCCCGGTGGGCAACCACGGGGTGCTGGTCGGCGGTGCGACGAGCGAGCGCTCGCTCACGACCGCACAGCGGGAGGTCGCCGAGCTCGTGGCCGAAAACCTCGAAGCCGCGCTCGACCGCGCCGAGAACGAGTCGGCGATCCGGGAGCGCGACTCGCAGCTGCGCCGACAGAACCAGCAGCTCGAACAGCTGAACCGGCTCAACCGGATCATCCGCGAGATCAACCAGGCGCTCGTCCGCTCGACGAGCGAGGCGGAGATCCGGGAGAGCGTCTGCGACCGATTGAGCGCCGCGAACCAGTACGCGTTCACCTGGGTCGGCGAGCGCGACCCGTCCGAGGAGCGGACCCGGCCGCTGGAGTGGGCGGGAGTCGACTCGGAGTACGTCGACACCCTCCGGGCCGACGGCTCCCGGCAGCCGCTCCAGCGCATGGTCGACGCCGCCTACCGCGAGGGGTCGATCCAGGTCGTCGACGACGTGCTCGAGGACGACGACTGGGAGCGCTACCGGAAAGACGCGCTGACCTATGGCTTCCGGTCGATCGCCGTCGTCCCGGTCTGCCGCGGCGACGCGGTCGATTGCGTGCTCGTCGTCTACGCGGAGGCGGCCGACACGTTCGACGGCGAGGAGCGGCGCGTCCTCGAAGAACTGGGCGACACGGTCGGCTACGCGCTCCGGAACGTCCGGCGAACCGACGCGGTCCACCCCGAGGCGAACACGGAGGTCGAGCTGACGGTCGGGACGGAGCGGCTGTTCGCGAACCGCCTCTCGGCCGAGCTGGGCGCGACCGTCGAGTTCGTCGGCGCGATCGACGGCGAGGACGGCGCGATCCGGGCGTTCTTCAGACTCGACGGGGAGTCGGTGGAGCCGGACCGGCTGACCGACTTCGAGTTCGTCCGCTCGGTCCAGCCGCTCTCGGTCGACGACGCGCCGGGCCTGTACCAGCTGACGCTCTCGACGCCGCCGCTGTTCGCGACGCTGCGGGCCGACGACGCCCAGCTGCGGGCGCTGACGGCCGAGAACGGGACGACGACGCTCACCGTCGTCCTCACCGGCGATGTCGGCGTGCGTCCGTTCGTGGACGACGTGCAGTCGATGTACCCGGAGACGGAACTGCGTGCGCGCCGGGAGGACCCCGAGCCGGTCGAGACCAGGCAGCTGTTCCGCGAGAACATCGTCGAACGGCTCACGGAGCGACAGTTCGACGCGCTCAGAGCGGCTCACTACGGCGGGTTCTTCGAGTGGCCGCGCGTGAGTTCGAGTTCAGAACTCGCCGAGACGCGCGACATCGCCGCGTCGACGTTCCAGTACCACCTGCGCGCCGCCGAGCGGAAGGTGATCGACGCCGTCCTCGGGTCGACCTGA
- a CDS encoding HalOD1 output domain-containing protein: protein MADTDHAEVERRVHHDWDGDTSLTTTIVDAIAGLDDDYLSGDKHLYQRIDPDALERLFVSRSGIPRSEGRVSFPFGGCQVTVHASGDVLVRPRTGRAVSRDESA from the coding sequence ATGGCGGATACGGATCACGCCGAGGTCGAACGTCGGGTCCACCACGACTGGGACGGCGATACCTCGCTCACGACGACGATCGTCGACGCGATCGCCGGTCTCGACGACGACTACCTGTCCGGTGATAAACATCTCTACCAGCGAATCGACCCCGACGCGCTCGAACGCCTGTTCGTCTCGCGGTCCGGGATCCCGCGGTCGGAGGGGCGTGTTTCGTTCCCGTTCGGCGGTTGCCAAGTGACCGTCCACGCGTCGGGCGACGTTCTCGTCCGACCGCGGACAGGGAGGGCGGTCAGCCGTGACGAGTCCGCATGA
- a CDS encoding HalX domain-containing protein, translated as MTGSNEVVLVVEDDPEIAALYARWLSEEYQTRVAHGPDEALDRLDESVTVVLLDRQLSEGDGESAPDSESAPDGESVLDAIAASEYDPSVALVTAVEPDFDIVDMDIDAYRLKPLTRTELLELVRSLRRRARYDASLSELFSLVSKRAALMASRSDEELRDSDEYRELVARLQTVNARTDDLVRGLSARDVETLFRQLETRRGGPGGD; from the coding sequence ATGACAGGGTCGAACGAGGTCGTCCTCGTCGTCGAGGACGACCCCGAGATCGCCGCGCTGTACGCGCGCTGGCTCTCCGAGGAGTACCAAACCCGGGTCGCCCACGGACCGGACGAAGCGCTCGACCGGCTCGACGAGTCGGTCACGGTCGTCCTGCTGGACCGGCAGCTATCGGAGGGCGATGGCGAGTCGGCTCCCGACAGCGAGTCGGCACCCGACGGCGAGTCGGTACTCGACGCGATCGCAGCCTCCGAATACGACCCCTCGGTCGCGCTGGTGACGGCCGTCGAACCGGACTTCGACATCGTCGACATGGATATCGACGCGTATCGCCTGAAACCGCTCACCCGGACCGAGCTCCTGGAGCTCGTCCGGTCGCTGCGGCGCAGGGCCCGCTACGACGCGTCGCTCTCCGAACTGTTCTCGCTCGTGTCCAAGCGGGCGGCGCTGATGGCCAGTCGGTCCGACGAGGAGCTGCGGGACAGCGACGAGTACCGCGAGCTCGTCGCGCGACTCCAGACGGTCAACGCACGGACGGACGACCTCGTCCGCGGGCTGAGTGCGCGGGACGTGGAGACGCTGTTCCGCCAGCTGGAGACGCGACGGGGAGGGCCGGGCGGTGACTGA
- a CDS encoding ATPase domain-containing protein: protein MTDAGDERISTGIDGLDRVLHGGLVPQRGYMVTGRPGTGKTILGLHFLTAGDDGARLFVNLEESEADIRTNAAKLGFDLDDVAFLDLSPGADVFTDGRQYDIFEPDEVEGPTVSESIADRVREVDPDRVFIDPLTQLRNLAPDDYQFRKQVNGLTQFLRQRDATVLFTSQATERAPDDDLEFISDGALKLARDDAGRTLSVPKFRGSDTESGAHSVRITDEGMVVFPVLLPEAHGRTFAAESISSGVPEIDQILHGGIERGTVTILSGPTGVGKTTLGTQFMKEAAGRGERSVIYMFEENTETMIARSKAVNIPAERMVERGTLAVEEVEPLEKSPAEFASMVRAEVEERDAEIVMIDGIDGYRLSLRGDESDLERELNSLGRYLKDMGVAVILVESTNAITGQFQPTNSGLSYLADNIVFLRYLEMEGELRKAIGILKKRTSDFERALREFEITEHGITVGDPLTGLRGILSGTPEFTESRSPPDR, encoded by the coding sequence GTGACTGACGCCGGCGACGAGCGGATCTCCACCGGGATCGACGGGCTCGACCGGGTACTCCACGGCGGGCTCGTACCCCAGCGGGGGTACATGGTCACCGGTCGACCGGGGACGGGCAAGACGATCCTCGGTCTTCACTTCCTAACCGCGGGCGACGACGGCGCCCGGCTGTTCGTGAACCTGGAGGAGTCCGAGGCGGATATCCGGACCAACGCGGCGAAGCTCGGGTTCGACCTCGACGACGTGGCCTTTCTCGACCTGAGCCCGGGTGCGGACGTCTTCACCGACGGCCGGCAGTACGACATCTTCGAGCCCGACGAGGTCGAGGGTCCGACCGTCTCCGAATCCATCGCCGACCGGGTCCGGGAAGTCGACCCCGATCGGGTGTTCATCGACCCGCTGACGCAGCTGCGCAACCTCGCGCCCGACGACTACCAGTTCCGCAAGCAGGTCAACGGCCTCACGCAGTTCCTCCGCCAGCGGGACGCGACCGTCCTGTTCACCTCGCAGGCGACCGAGCGGGCGCCCGACGACGACCTGGAGTTCATCAGCGACGGGGCGCTGAAACTCGCCCGCGACGACGCCGGGCGGACGCTCTCGGTCCCGAAGTTCCGCGGCTCGGACACCGAGTCCGGCGCCCACTCGGTCCGGATCACCGACGAGGGGATGGTCGTCTTCCCCGTCCTGCTCCCGGAGGCACACGGCCGGACGTTCGCGGCCGAGTCCATCTCCTCGGGCGTCCCGGAGATCGACCAGATCCTCCACGGCGGGATCGAACGCGGGACCGTCACGATCCTGAGCGGCCCGACCGGCGTCGGGAAGACGACGCTCGGCACGCAGTTCATGAAAGAGGCCGCGGGTCGCGGCGAACGGTCGGTCATCTACATGTTCGAGGAGAACACGGAGACGATGATCGCCCGCTCGAAGGCGGTGAACATCCCGGCCGAGCGGATGGTCGAGCGCGGGACGCTGGCCGTCGAGGAGGTTGAGCCGCTGGAGAAGTCCCCCGCCGAGTTCGCATCGATGGTCCGGGCCGAGGTCGAGGAGCGCGACGCGGAGATCGTCATGATCGACGGCATCGACGGCTACCGGCTCTCGCTCCGGGGCGACGAGTCCGACCTCGAACGGGAGCTCAACAGCCTCGGCCGCTACCTCAAGGACATGGGCGTCGCGGTGATCCTGGTCGAGTCGACCAACGCGATCACCGGCCAGTTCCAGCCGACCAACAGCGGTCTCAGCTACCTCGCGGACAACATCGTCTTCCTGCGGTACCTCGAGATGGAGGGCGAACTCCGGAAGGCGATCGGCATCCTCAAGAAACGGACGAGCGACTTCGAGCGCGCGCTCCGGGAGTTCGAGATCACCGAACACGGGATCACCGTCGGGGACCCGCTCACCGGCCTCCGCGGCATCCTCAGCGGGACGCCCGAGTTCACGGAGTCCCGGTCGCCGCCGGATCGATGA
- a CDS encoding sensor histidine kinase, producing the protein MTGRTGGPAETDATDPTGAVGRDRPRVLVWLAHEENRRLLTGWLSASYAVSTVETPEGLPDEFDLCLVDEPTFARHRDALVESGARVDSAFRPFLLVRSADGSELPPAVRRHVDEVIDAPIRQAELRMRIEGLLDRRRQFVALRRRNELIEALHAATQEMSAVGEPGRVCDIAVNAAQRALDLPLTAVWLADDTGTRLEPAAETAESERVFEGLPTFRADGDSLAWHAFETGETMVFDDLREEVPDEHLFDPETPIRSELVIPLGEFGVLITGATVPRSFGDNDIHGAELLGTATTSALERADREQTLAQRTSQLEFFNSIVRHDVLNGMTVIQSRADLLAEQLPDDHHRQYARTIREWSDDVVAVVERVGSVLETLTGGAVADREPVDLSATLERELEAVRTTYPDVTVETSIPAGVTVLADQLLAEVLGNVVRNAVEHNDPADLALAVTVEEGSEFVTVRIADTGTGIPDDRKESVFRRDETGHAKSTGTGFGLFFVDTMIDEYGGSIHVEDNDPTGAVFVITLRTCDS; encoded by the coding sequence ATGACGGGTCGCACCGGTGGCCCGGCCGAGACGGACGCGACCGACCCCACCGGAGCGGTCGGCCGGGACCGGCCGCGCGTGCTCGTCTGGCTTGCACACGAGGAGAACAGGCGACTGCTCACCGGGTGGCTCTCGGCGTCCTACGCGGTGTCGACGGTCGAGACGCCCGAGGGGCTCCCCGACGAGTTCGACCTCTGTCTCGTCGACGAACCCACTTTCGCCCGGCATCGCGACGCGCTCGTCGAATCCGGGGCGCGCGTGGACTCGGCATTTCGCCCGTTCCTGCTGGTCAGGTCGGCCGACGGCTCCGAGCTCCCTCCCGCGGTCCGGCGCCACGTCGACGAGGTGATCGACGCGCCCATCAGACAGGCCGAGCTGCGGATGCGGATCGAGGGACTGCTGGACCGCCGCCGGCAGTTCGTGGCGCTCCGGCGACGGAACGAGCTGATCGAGGCGCTCCACGCGGCGACCCAGGAGATGAGCGCCGTGGGCGAGCCCGGGCGGGTCTGCGATATCGCCGTGAACGCCGCACAGCGGGCGCTCGACCTCCCGCTGACGGCCGTCTGGCTCGCCGACGACACCGGAACGCGCCTGGAGCCGGCCGCGGAGACGGCCGAGAGCGAGCGCGTCTTCGAGGGCCTGCCGACTTTCCGGGCCGACGGGGACAGCCTCGCCTGGCACGCGTTCGAGACCGGCGAGACGATGGTGTTCGACGACCTGCGCGAGGAGGTCCCCGACGAGCACCTCTTCGACCCGGAGACACCGATCCGGAGCGAGCTCGTTATCCCGCTGGGTGAGTTCGGCGTCCTGATCACCGGCGCGACGGTCCCGCGGTCGTTCGGGGACAACGACATCCACGGGGCCGAGCTGCTCGGCACGGCCACGACCAGCGCGCTCGAACGGGCCGACCGCGAACAGACCCTCGCACAGCGAACGTCCCAGCTTGAGTTCTTCAACAGCATCGTCCGCCACGACGTGCTCAACGGGATGACGGTCATCCAGTCCCGGGCGGACCTGCTCGCGGAGCAACTCCCAGACGACCACCACCGCCAGTACGCCCGGACGATCCGGGAGTGGTCGGACGATGTCGTCGCCGTGGTCGAGCGCGTCGGGTCGGTCCTCGAGACGCTGACCGGCGGGGCCGTCGCCGACCGCGAGCCGGTCGACCTCTCGGCGACGCTGGAGCGCGAACTCGAGGCCGTCCGGACGACCTATCCCGACGTGACCGTCGAGACATCCATCCCGGCGGGCGTGACGGTCCTGGCGGACCAGCTCCTCGCGGAGGTACTCGGGAACGTCGTCCGGAACGCGGTTGAGCACAACGACCCGGCCGACCTCGCGCTCGCGGTCACCGTCGAAGAGGGGTCGGAGTTCGTGACCGTCCGGATCGCCGACACGGGGACGGGGATCCCCGACGACCGGAAGGAGTCGGTGTTCAGACGCGACGAGACCGGCCACGCGAAGTCGACCGGCACGGGGTTCGGGCTCTTCTTCGTCGATACGATGATCGACGAGTACGGCGGATCCATTCACGTCGAGGACAACGACCCGACTGGCGCGGTCTTCGTCATCACCCTCCGGACGTGTGACTCATGA
- a CDS encoding response regulator, which produces MTEHSNDNPNTGTDTDPLVLIVEDEPDVATSYELWLRDAYGICRAETGEEALEILDNRDVDVVLLDRMLPGISGDEVLAAIRDRGLDCRVAMVSAVSPGIEVAEMGFDGYVTKPPGPDELRNTVERLVDRGTLDDDLQEYYSLVARRSALETEFGHAELVHHEQYRALVDRIERQRASVDASMDDLDDAAGFVGAVRAIDPTDGELPNDGTDGGTDDGTNDRRFE; this is translated from the coding sequence ATGACAGAACATTCGAACGACAACCCGAACACTGGCACGGATACGGACCCACTGGTACTGATCGTCGAAGACGAACCGGATGTCGCCACCTCCTACGAGCTGTGGCTCCGCGACGCGTACGGGATCTGCCGGGCCGAGACCGGCGAGGAAGCCCTCGAGATACTCGACAACCGCGACGTCGATGTCGTGCTCCTCGACCGGATGCTGCCCGGGATCTCGGGTGACGAGGTCCTCGCGGCGATCCGCGACCGGGGGCTTGACTGCCGGGTCGCGATGGTGTCGGCCGTCTCGCCCGGTATCGAAGTCGCCGAAATGGGCTTCGACGGATACGTCACGAAACCGCCCGGCCCCGACGAGTTGCGCAACACCGTCGAGCGGCTGGTCGACCGGGGAACCCTCGACGACGACCTGCAGGAGTACTACTCGCTGGTCGCGCGTCGGTCCGCGCTCGAAACCGAGTTCGGTCACGCCGAACTAGTCCACCACGAACAGTACAGGGCGCTCGTCGACCGGATCGAACGACAGCGGGCGAGCGTCGACGCGTCGATGGACGACCTGGACGACGCCGCCGGCTTCGTCGGCGCCGTCCGCGCGATCGATCCGACCGACGGCGAGTTGCCGAACGATGGGACGGACGGTGGGACCGACGACGGGACGAACGACAGGAGGTTCGAGTGA
- a CDS encoding RAD55 family ATPase has protein sequence MGDTDRVLSGDSLASLDPGTNVLIRGPSMVGKREATLGLLATGLDTGDGLVYAATDESADSVVAYLSRDRPSSHLDRVGIIDCSGRGRSRVSDRVAVESVSAPSDLTGISIGTAKLVARLSNGGVPSIRYGVHSVSTLLHYLDTPTVFKFLHIYTARIRKTDGIGVFTLESSAHDSKTVHTIASEFDGVIELREGDDGRERRVSGLAGAPDGWHPF, from the coding sequence ATGGGCGACACTGACCGCGTCCTGTCGGGCGATTCGCTCGCGAGCCTCGACCCGGGGACGAACGTGCTGATACGCGGCCCGTCGATGGTCGGCAAGCGGGAGGCCACGCTCGGGCTCCTGGCGACCGGGCTCGATACCGGCGACGGGCTGGTCTACGCGGCCACGGACGAGAGCGCGGACTCGGTCGTCGCGTATCTCTCCCGTGACCGCCCGTCGTCTCACCTCGACCGCGTAGGGATCATCGACTGTTCAGGCCGAGGCCGTTCGCGCGTCTCGGACCGCGTCGCGGTGGAGTCCGTCTCCGCACCGAGCGACCTCACCGGGATCAGCATCGGAACGGCGAAACTCGTCGCGCGCCTCTCGAACGGCGGCGTCCCGTCGATCCGCTACGGCGTCCACTCCGTCTCGACACTGTTGCACTATCTCGACACGCCGACCGTGTTCAAGTTCCTCCACATCTACACGGCTCGCATCAGGAAGACGGACGGGATCGGCGTGTTCACGCTCGAGTCGTCCGCTCACGACAGCAAGACGGTCCACACGATCGCCAGCGAGTTCGACGGCGTGATCGAACTGCGCGAGGGCGACGACGGCCGCGAACGCCGCGTCTCCGGCCTGGCCGGTGCTCCGGACGGGTGGCACCCGTTTTGA
- a CDS encoding OsmC family protein, whose translation MATTQPKESVKHGVDLEAFHEFVEYASENPEEVAFELGASALYEGRLFHSLAKVDAYSLGGEEIKRETREYTLPLGAWKEVEEATGFVGPTDRMEPIEVALAALTGCVNVAVGVTALANDIELEGLETTVRLDFDPRVIFMIHDVDRSDESFDDIRIEIAVSGEDLSDEDAEILAAGAQRSPVWNLMRLAHDMEPTVQVE comes from the coding sequence ATGGCAACAACCCAACCGAAAGAATCAGTGAAGCATGGAGTAGATCTGGAGGCGTTCCACGAGTTCGTGGAGTACGCGAGCGAGAACCCGGAGGAAGTCGCGTTCGAACTCGGTGCCAGTGCGCTCTACGAGGGGCGACTCTTCCACAGTCTGGCGAAGGTGGACGCGTATTCGCTGGGCGGGGAAGAGATCAAACGCGAGACACGCGAATACACGCTCCCGCTGGGTGCCTGGAAGGAAGTCGAGGAGGCGACTGGCTTCGTCGGTCCGACCGACCGGATGGAACCGATCGAGGTCGCGCTCGCGGCGCTCACCGGGTGCGTGAACGTCGCCGTCGGCGTGACCGCGCTGGCCAACGACATCGAACTGGAGGGGCTCGAAACCACGGTCCGCCTCGACTTCGATCCGCGGGTGATCTTTATGATCCACGACGTGGACCGCTCCGACGAGAGCTTCGACGACATCCGCATCGAGATCGCGGTCAGCGGCGAGGACCTCTCGGACGAGGACGCCGAGATCCTGGCTGCGGGTGCGCAGCGGTCGCCCGTGTGGAACCTGATGCGGCTGGCTCACGACATGGAGCCGACCGTCCAGGTGGAATAG